From the Oscillatoria salina IIICB1 genome, one window contains:
- a CDS encoding serine/threonine protein kinase has translation MSNLPDFSNQGYQLVRELGLNRTHGRVTYEAISSRNQQSVAIKQFQFAAGDTRWSDYDTYQREIQVLRGLNHPGIPRYLDSFPTENGFCLVQEYKNASSLAVPRSFSPEEIKQIAVSVLEILVYLQNRIPPVIHRDLKPDNILVDDEINVYLVDFGLASIGTGEVTMSSVAKGTLGFMAPEQLFHRQLTEASDLYGLGATLICLLTGTKSADICNLIDDDYRLNFQHLVPRFSLSWIAWLEKMVQLKVKDRFANAAAALSAVQPVYVVRTPVADLSQVRLDFQAKKLGEKLTQIVEVSNSVPETILQGMWRVVPHENDPVPINSRHSWISFSQVSFQANYFRCRVTVDTRYLQADRFYERDLLLSTNSHPQEQLVKVNLQTATVPLRKKKLPLASLGLLVFCSAIAAWWQAIAWSDLVAESGSMGLFVAVFVSVFVAIFGLTAAVASGAIASLVTHLRTKFKVKYRLLDKVVAFLIAGVVAWFAVRFGASFRTGETTTASLALVDVVLFLAVFQGNKIAQICHQRGFSRSLAIAVSCLSVAWGVTLGLGGQVGWLHPAIATATIAIGLPLVALTIYPPLERARLIANYRSFEARQQLIKP, from the coding sequence ATGAGTAATTTACCAGATTTTTCTAACCAGGGTTATCAGCTAGTTCGAGAATTAGGACTAAATCGTACTCATGGTCGAGTGACTTACGAGGCGATATCTTCACGAAATCAGCAGTCGGTGGCGATTAAGCAGTTTCAGTTTGCGGCGGGCGATACTCGTTGGTCAGATTATGATACTTATCAACGCGAAATTCAAGTGCTGCGAGGACTAAATCATCCGGGTATCCCTCGTTATTTGGATTCTTTTCCCACTGAGAATGGCTTTTGTCTGGTCCAAGAATATAAAAATGCTTCTTCTTTGGCTGTACCTCGCAGTTTTTCGCCGGAGGAGATTAAGCAAATTGCGGTTTCAGTCTTAGAAATTCTGGTTTATCTCCAAAATCGCATTCCTCCTGTGATTCATCGCGATCTTAAACCGGACAATATTTTGGTAGATGACGAAATTAATGTCTATCTGGTGGATTTTGGCTTGGCAAGCATTGGTACGGGGGAAGTTACGATGAGTAGTGTGGCGAAGGGGACGCTGGGGTTTATGGCTCCAGAACAGTTATTTCACCGTCAGCTAACGGAAGCTTCTGATTTGTATGGACTGGGTGCAACTTTAATTTGTTTGCTGACGGGAACGAAAAGTGCTGATATTTGTAATTTAATTGATGATGATTATCGCCTGAATTTTCAACATCTTGTTCCTCGCTTTAGTCTGAGTTGGATTGCTTGGTTGGAAAAGATGGTGCAATTGAAGGTTAAGGATCGTTTTGCGAATGCGGCGGCTGCTCTTTCTGCGGTTCAACCAGTTTATGTGGTACGGACTCCTGTGGCAGATTTAAGTCAGGTGAGGTTGGATTTTCAAGCGAAAAAGTTGGGGGAAAAGTTAACTCAAATTGTTGAGGTAAGTAATTCGGTTCCGGAGACGATTTTACAAGGAATGTGGCGGGTTGTACCTCATGAAAACGATCCTGTACCAATTAATTCTCGCCATAGTTGGATTTCTTTTAGTCAAGTAAGTTTTCAAGCTAATTATTTTCGCTGTCGGGTGACAGTGGATACTCGCTATTTACAAGCCGATCGCTTTTATGAACGAGATTTATTGTTATCTACTAATTCTCATCCTCAAGAACAGTTAGTTAAAGTTAATTTGCAAACTGCGACCGTTCCTTTACGAAAGAAAAAGTTACCTTTGGCTTCTTTGGGGTTGTTGGTTTTTTGTAGCGCGATCGCGGCTTGGTGGCAGGCGATCGCTTGGTCCGATCTAGTTGCGGAAAGTGGCTCGATGGGCTTGTTTGTCGCGGTTTTTGTCTCGGTTTTTGTCGCTATTTTTGGGCTGACTGCGGCTGTTGCTTCGGGTGCGATCGCGTCTTTGGTTACTCATTTGCGGACTAAATTTAAAGTTAAGTATCGATTACTTGACAAAGTTGTTGCTTTTCTAATTGCTGGTGTTGTGGCTTGGTTTGCGGTGCGCTTTGGGGCTTCTTTTCGTACTGGTGAAACAACGACGGCAAGTTTGGCTTTGGTAGATGTGGTGCTGTTTCTGGCGGTTTTTCAAGGTAATAAAATTGCTCAAATTTGTCATCAACGAGGCTTTAGTCGGAGTTTGGCGATCGCGGTTTCTTGTTTGAGTGTGGCTTGGGGTGTTACTTTGGGCTTAGGTGGTCAAGTTGGTTGGTTGCATCCGGCGATCGCTACTGCGACAATCGCGATCGGTTTACCTTTAGTTGCTTTAACTATCTATCCTCCCTTGGAAAGAGCTAGATTAATTGCTAATTATCGCTCTTTTGAAGCACGACAACAATTGATTAAACCGTAA
- a CDS encoding PAS domain S-box protein, protein MQRLQLNRSHFQRISACIPGVVYQFLQRKDGTVDFTFISPSCQELFELEAQTIKANAETLINLIHPQDREAFAKSVVKAAENLAAWEWEGRFVLHSGKIIWIQAASRPEKQPNGDLLWDGLLMNITERKQIEAQLKTSQSFLQNVINGISDPVFVKDEKHRFVLLNEAFCKFTGVVREELIGKTDREFFSFPEAKFLSEKDEEVLKTGVENTNEESFTDRAGNTYIISTKKSCFIDEAGNKFLVGTIRDISDRVSTEIALRESSRHTLNMLESITDAFISINQDWEITYLNSQAASVLQSPSAELLGQNLWVVFPQAVGSKFYREYHRAIKEQVSVTFEEYYQPLNAWLEVRAYPGVEGLSIFFQDITERKQTEEERDRFFCVSLDLLGIAGVDGYFKRVNPAVTTILGYTAEEFLAHPFIYFVHPEDRSATLVEISNLSRGIPTLYFENRYRTKDGSYKWLAWKSALEANTGLIYTAARDITEQKQAQVKLKRLNEELESRVQERTIELSQVVSQLQQEISDRTSVEKALRESEERFRATFEQAAVGIAHADTSGKFFWVNRKFCEIVGYTPEELYELNFQEITHPDDVQLDRENVQRLLKGERATFTHEKRYIRNDRSIVWVNLTVSMVREARGKPKYFVGVIENISDRKFAEIALQRSEAQLHRKAELLEQTLHELRSYQTQLVQSEKMSSLGQLVAGVAHELNNPVSFIYGNLVHVQEYTQDLTDLLELYQSYYPRPEKAIQDAIADKDLDFILEDLPKLLNSMKVGANRIREIVLSLRTFSRLDEAQFKEVDLHSGIDSSLMILQSGFQEKFPHTTIEIIKNYGKLPLVECYPGQLNQAFMNILTNAIDALQEQSLLKSQKQDVADDNLQLQIHTCLVDESHVQIRIVDNGIGISPEVQKYIFDPFFTTKPVGKGTGLGLAISHQIIVGTHKGQLSCFSTPGQGTEFIIEIPSKSARKASN, encoded by the coding sequence ATGCAAAGATTACAACTGAATCGTTCGCATTTTCAACGAATATCTGCTTGTATACCAGGGGTAGTTTATCAGTTTTTGCAACGAAAAGATGGTACTGTTGATTTTACTTTTATTAGTCCTAGCTGTCAAGAATTATTTGAATTAGAAGCTCAAACAATAAAAGCAAATGCTGAGACTTTAATTAATTTGATTCACCCTCAAGATCGAGAGGCTTTTGCGAAATCGGTAGTTAAAGCAGCCGAAAATTTAGCAGCTTGGGAATGGGAAGGAAGATTTGTCCTTCATTCAGGTAAAATTATTTGGATTCAAGCAGCTTCGCGACCGGAAAAACAGCCAAACGGAGATCTTCTCTGGGATGGTCTGTTAATGAATATCACTGAAAGAAAACAGATCGAAGCTCAATTAAAAACCTCTCAATCATTTTTACAAAATGTGATTAACGGAATTAGCGATCCAGTATTTGTCAAAGATGAAAAGCATCGTTTTGTCCTTTTAAATGAAGCTTTTTGTAAATTTACGGGTGTAGTTAGAGAAGAATTAATTGGCAAAACCGATCGCGAATTTTTTTCTTTCCCAGAAGCAAAATTTTTGAGCGAGAAAGACGAAGAGGTACTAAAAACGGGAGTTGAAAACACAAACGAAGAAAGTTTTACCGATCGCGCGGGGAATACCTACATTATCTCAACCAAAAAATCTTGTTTTATTGATGAAGCAGGAAATAAATTTTTAGTAGGGACAATTCGAGATATTAGCGATCGCGTTTCGACGGAAATTGCTTTACGAGAATCCAGCCGTCATACCCTGAATATGCTTGAAAGTATTACTGACGCTTTTATCAGCATTAATCAAGATTGGGAAATAACTTATCTTAACTCTCAAGCAGCGTCAGTATTGCAAAGTCCTAGCGCAGAACTTTTAGGTCAAAATCTGTGGGTAGTTTTTCCCCAAGCAGTAGGATCGAAATTTTATCGGGAATATCACCGCGCAATTAAAGAGCAAGTTTCAGTTACTTTTGAAGAATACTATCAGCCTTTAAATGCTTGGTTGGAAGTTAGAGCATATCCGGGAGTAGAAGGACTCTCAATTTTCTTTCAAGATATCACCGAACGGAAACAGACAGAAGAAGAACGCGATCGCTTCTTTTGTGTATCCCTCGATTTACTGGGAATCGCTGGAGTAGATGGTTATTTCAAGCGCGTAAATCCCGCAGTTACCACAATTCTCGGTTACACGGCTGAGGAATTTCTCGCTCATCCCTTCATTTATTTCGTTCATCCCGAGGATCGCAGTGCAACTTTAGTTGAAATCAGTAACTTATCGCGAGGTATTCCCACTCTCTACTTTGAAAATCGCTATCGTACTAAAGATGGTAGTTACAAGTGGTTAGCTTGGAAATCAGCCTTAGAAGCAAATACCGGACTTATTTATACCGCAGCTAGGGATATTACCGAACAAAAACAAGCACAGGTTAAGCTCAAACGGCTCAATGAAGAATTAGAATCTAGGGTACAGGAACGTACGATTGAATTAAGTCAAGTAGTTTCCCAACTACAACAGGAAATTAGCGATCGCACTTCCGTCGAAAAAGCCCTGCGCGAAAGTGAAGAACGTTTTCGTGCTACTTTTGAACAAGCAGCCGTGGGAATTGCTCATGCAGATACTTCCGGAAAGTTTTTCTGGGTAAATCGAAAATTCTGCGAAATTGTTGGTTACACACCCGAAGAATTATACGAACTGAATTTTCAAGAAATTACTCACCCAGACGACGTTCAATTAGATCGAGAAAATGTCCAACGGTTGTTAAAAGGTGAAAGAGCGACATTTACCCATGAAAAACGCTATATCCGCAACGATCGTTCGATTGTTTGGGTAAATCTTACCGTCTCAATGGTGCGAGAAGCTCGCGGAAAACCAAAATACTTTGTTGGTGTAATTGAAAATATTAGCGATCGCAAATTTGCGGAAATCGCTTTGCAGCGATCGGAAGCACAACTGCACCGCAAAGCCGAACTACTCGAACAAACACTTCACGAACTTCGCTCCTACCAAACTCAACTCGTCCAAAGCGAAAAAATGTCCAGCCTCGGACAGTTGGTTGCAGGAGTCGCTCACGAACTTAACAACCCAGTTAGCTTTATTTATGGTAACTTAGTTCACGTCCAAGAGTATACCCAAGACTTAACAGATTTACTCGAACTTTATCAAAGTTATTATCCTCGTCCAGAAAAAGCAATCCAAGACGCGATCGCCGATAAAGATTTAGACTTTATTTTAGAAGACTTACCCAAACTCCTAAATTCAATGAAAGTCGGAGCTAATCGGATCCGCGAAATAGTGCTTAGTTTGCGTACCTTTTCTCGCCTCGACGAAGCTCAATTTAAAGAAGTCGATCTCCATTCAGGTATCGACAGCAGTTTGATGATTTTGCAAAGTGGTTTTCAAGAAAAGTTTCCTCATACCACCATTGAAATTATTAAAAATTACGGCAAACTACCTTTGGTTGAGTGTTATCCCGGACAACTAAATCAAGCATTTATGAACATCCTCACTAATGCAATTGATGCTTTGCAAGAACAGTCTTTACTCAAAAGTCAAAAACAAGATGTTGCTGATGACAATTTACAACTACAAATTCATACTTGTTTAGTTGATGAATCTCACGTCCAAATTCGGATTGTAGATAATGGAATAGGTATCTCCCCAGAAGTCCAAAAATACATTTTTGACCCCTTCTTTACAACTAAACCCGTAGGAAAAGGTACGGGACTGGGTTTAGCTATTTCTCATCAAATTATCGTCGGAACTCACAAAGGACAATTATCTTGCTTTTCTACTCCCGGACAGGGAACTGAATTTATTATCGAAATTCCCAGCAAAAGTGCCAGAAAAGCTTCTAATTAG
- a CDS encoding tetratricopeptide repeat protein, which translates to MNELLPLIYLSVLLVILAGSAVFIFRQVFQTRKTETNLSQLQKKLKQEQGTPLEYYQLGSIYLDKKLFVQAAKLFQKALKSGKKEEPENLALIHNALGYAYFAQEQYDMAIREYKEAVKNKADYITALNNLANAYERKKLTAQALEIYEQTLTYAPNNSVAKRRAESLRKRLVTSN; encoded by the coding sequence ATGAACGAACTTCTTCCCCTAATTTATTTATCCGTTTTGCTAGTCATACTTGCCGGATCTGCCGTCTTTATTTTTCGCCAAGTTTTCCAAACTCGCAAAACTGAAACTAACTTATCTCAGCTACAAAAAAAGCTCAAACAAGAACAAGGTACGCCTCTAGAATACTATCAACTTGGTAGTATTTATCTCGATAAAAAACTTTTTGTCCAAGCTGCTAAACTTTTCCAAAAAGCTTTAAAATCTGGCAAAAAAGAGGAGCCAGAAAACCTCGCTCTCATTCATAACGCCCTCGGTTATGCTTACTTTGCTCAAGAACAGTACGACATGGCAATTCGCGAATACAAAGAAGCTGTTAAGAATAAAGCTGATTATATCACAGCTTTGAATAATCTTGCTAATGCCTACGAACGTAAAAAATTAACTGCTCAAGCTCTAGAAATTTATGAGCAAACACTCACTTACGCTCCTAATAATTCGGTTGCTAAACGTCGGGCAGAATCCTTACGCAAACGCCTCGTAACTTCTAATTAA
- a CDS encoding transporter substrate-binding domain-containing protein, producing MTMIKQKILSLSIAIAAFTLPYLTPYLTIAAELAQIERRGKLIVAVKDNLRPLAFTDATGNLQGLEIEIAKRLAAEILGSPDAVELQPVTNQERLNAVIEGKVDIAIARVTFTASRDRLVDFSPYYYLDGTGLVTKDPAIQTFTDLQTSTIAVIRASSTIAVIKYSLPQARLVGVDSYQEALQLLETKEATAFAADKSVLTGWVQEYPQYRLLPERLSGEPLAIVMPTGLQYASLRRKVNEAIANWQKSGWLQERIIYWGLP from the coding sequence ATGACGATGATTAAGCAAAAAATTCTCAGCTTATCTATAGCGATCGCCGCTTTCACTTTACCTTACCTGACACCTTACTTAACAATTGCGGCGGAATTAGCTCAAATCGAACGCCGTGGTAAACTGATTGTGGCGGTGAAAGATAATCTCCGTCCTTTGGCTTTTACCGATGCAACAGGTAATTTACAAGGATTGGAAATTGAAATTGCAAAACGTTTAGCTGCTGAAATCCTCGGTAGTCCTGATGCGGTAGAATTACAACCAGTAACCAATCAAGAGCGGTTAAATGCAGTGATCGAAGGAAAAGTTGACATCGCGATCGCCAGAGTTACTTTTACCGCATCACGCGATCGCCTCGTTGATTTTAGCCCTTATTATTATCTTGATGGCACTGGTTTGGTTACTAAAGATCCGGCAATACAAACCTTTACTGACTTGCAAACCAGCACAATTGCTGTAATTCGCGCTTCTTCCACTATTGCTGTGATTAAGTATAGTTTACCCCAGGCTCGATTAGTTGGGGTTGATTCTTACCAAGAAGCATTGCAACTGTTAGAAACCAAAGAAGCTACAGCTTTTGCGGCTGACAAAAGTGTCTTGACAGGTTGGGTGCAAGAATATCCCCAGTATCGCTTACTTCCCGAACGTCTTTCCGGCGAACCCTTAGCAATTGTCATGCCCACAGGCTTACAGTATGCTAGTTTACGCCGGAAAGTCAACGAGGCGATCGCTAACTGGCAAAAATCTGGTTGGTTACAAGAACGGATTATCTATTGGGGTTTACCCTAA
- the rplT gene encoding 50S ribosomal protein L20 yields MTRVKRGNVARKRRKKILKLAKGYRGSHSKLFRTANQQVMKALRNAYRDRRRRKRDFRRLWITRINAAARQNGMSYSQLIGKLKKADIQLNRKMLAHLAVLDPAAFTKVVEVASQAE; encoded by the coding sequence ATGACCAGAGTAAAACGCGGTAATGTAGCTCGCAAACGCCGCAAGAAAATTCTCAAATTAGCTAAAGGTTATCGAGGATCGCACTCGAAGCTGTTTCGCACAGCTAACCAACAGGTGATGAAAGCGTTGCGGAATGCTTATCGCGATCGCCGTCGTCGCAAGCGCGATTTTCGCCGTTTGTGGATTACACGGATTAATGCGGCTGCACGTCAAAATGGGATGAGCTACTCTCAGCTTATCGGTAAGCTGAAAAAGGCTGATATTCAGCTTAACCGCAAGATGTTAGCACATTTAGCAGTGTTAGATCCGGCAGCTTTTACTAAAGTTGTCGAAGTAGCTAGTCAAGCTGAGTAA
- the rpmI gene encoding 50S ribosomal protein L35, translating to MPKLKTKRSAAKRFRVTGNGKIMRRKAYKNHLLQHKSSQRKRRLSNMATVHERDEENVRLMMPYM from the coding sequence ATGCCGAAACTAAAAACTAAACGCTCGGCGGCAAAGCGTTTTCGCGTCACTGGCAATGGCAAAATTATGCGCCGCAAAGCTTACAAAAACCACTTATTACAGCATAAGTCTAGTCAGCGCAAACGTCGTTTGTCGAATATGGCAACGGTACACGAGCGCGATGAAGAAAATGTGCGTTTGATGATGCCATATATGTAA